Within the Pseudomonadota bacterium genome, the region TGCACCGGATCGAGATCGAGCTCGGTTCCCGGGACGCGTGACCCACCGGCGAGCATCGCGCCCGGCACGACCGGCCCGATGTGGCGGCGGCACTCGGGGTTGTTCAGCGCGGCGCAAGCGCAGCCGAGCGCATCCATGAGGCAATAACGGGCGGCGCTGAGTGCTGGCTCGCTGGGGGGCTCGTGACCGGTAACGTAATCGGCGATGGTACCCAGCAACGGATCCGGGTCTTGCATGGCGGCGCTCGCTATCTTCGTTATGGGCGCTCCGCAAGCGGAACGTAGGGTCGCGGCGCGGGACCGACATATTCGGCCAGCGGCCGGATGAGCCGGTTGTCTTGCCGTTGCTCGATGATATGGGCCGCCCACCCGGCGCTGCGGGCGATGACAAAGATCGGCGTGAACAGCGACGCCGGGATCCCGCAGGCGCGGTAGACCAAGGCACTATAGAAATCGAGATTCGGGAACAGGCGTTTCTCGCGCCGCATGACGGCTTCGATGCGCTCGGCGATCGCATAGAGATGGGTATCGCGAGCGTCTTCGCCGAGCCGGCGCGCCCACTGTTTTATTATCGGCGAGCGCGGATCGCGGCGCTTGTACACCCGGTGGCCGAAGCCCATGATCAGCTCCTTGCGCGCCAGCCGTTCGAGGATCCCTTGTTCGGCCTCGTCGGCCCCGCCAAAGCTCGCGATCAAGGCCATCGCCGCCTCGTTGGCGCCTCCGTGCAGCGGTCCGCGCAAGGCGCCGATGGCGCCCGCGATGGCGGAATAGAAGTCGGCCCGGGTCGAAGTGATGACGCGCGCCGCGAATGTCGAGGCATTGAACTCGTGTTCGGCATAGAGAATGAGTGACACCTCCAGCGCGCGGCGATCGATTTCCTCACCCGCGCGGCCGTGCAAGAGGTGTAGGAAATGTCCGGCGAGATCGGCCGCGGGAAAACCAGGATCTATTCTTTGACCGCGCGTGTGGTACCGATACCAATAGAGCAGCATCGCGGGCAACCGCGCCAATAGGCGTTCCGCGAGGGCAGGGACATCCGCCGATTCCGGTTCGAGACAGCCTAGGGCCGACACGCCGGTGCGCAGCACATCCATCGGATGGGCCGCGGCCGGCAGCCGTTCAAGAAGCGTTTTGAGATCCAGCGGCAGCTCCCGCGCACCCGCCAGCCGCATGCGGAAATCACTAAGATGGGCGGCGTTGGGCAGTTCGCCGTAGAGCAGCAGGTAGGCAACTTCGTCATAACTCGCCTGCGCCGCGAGCTCTCCTACGTCGTAGCCGCGATAATACAGCCTATCGCCCGCGGCCTCGGCCGTACAGATCGCCGTGCGTCCGGCAACGACGCTGTCGAGTCCTCCCGTGGTCAGCGCTCCCATCGTGATTGGGTTGATTCCCGCGTTTATACAGCGATTTCCAAGTCTTTGATTACGGTCATCAGGAACCGCGCGGCCTCGCCGCCGGTCACGGCGCGGTGATCGATGGTCAGGGATAGCGGAATAATGGTATGAACGGCCGGTTGGCCGTTCCAGGCGACTACGGCCGGGCGGATGCGCCCAGCGCCCAGGATCGCGACCGTCGGCGGCACGATAATGGGGTTGGCATAGCGCCCCCCGAAGGTCCCGAAGTTCGACAGCGTAATCGTGTAACCGCGAAGCTCTTCGGGAGGGATGGTACGCTTTTGGACCGCCTCGCGCATCGCATTGAGTCCTCGGCGCAGGTCTTCCGGCGGACGCTTGCCGACATCGCGCAACACCGGCACGAAGAGACCCTCTTCGGTGTCCACGGCGATCCCGAGCTCGATCTTTTTCAACAAACGGCGCCCGAGCGCGTGGCTGTCGTACCAGGCATTCAGAGCGGGTTCGGATTGACAGGCGGCGACCAGCGCGCGGATGAGCCGCAACGTCACATCGCTGCCTGGCGGCCAGGCGTGGATATCGGCGTCCTCGCAAATCGTCACAGGCACCACCTCCGCGTGCGCCGAGGCCATGGTGCGGGCCATCGCGCGGCGCACCCCGCGCAAGGGTTCTAAGGGCCCCACTTCAGCCAGGATCTTGGCCACGCGCTGCACGTCCGCCGTGGTGATGGTTCCGTCCGGGCCGCTCGGCGTGACGATGGCGAGGTCCACGTCGAGGCGATGCGCCAGCGCCCGCACCGCCGGGGTCGCCTTGAGCCCGCTGGAGTGGGGGCCGACGCCACTCGTTTGCTCTCGTAGTACCGTATCACTGCGAGTCACCTGGCCGACGACCGTACCGGCGTCGGCCGCGCCCCTTACCTTTTCTGGCTCGCCCGCGGGCGCGAATTCAGCCAGCGGATCGCCGGTATGGATGAGGTCGCCTGACTGACCGAAGAGGTGGTGCACTCGGCCGCTGCTAGGACTAGGAATATCGACGATGGCCTTCGCGGTCTCGACCGAAACCAAGGGCTGGTCTTCTTTGATCTCGTCGCCGACTTGAACATGCCAGCTTACGATTTCGGCCTCGGTTAGGCCTTCCCCTAAATCGGGCAGTTTGAATATGTTCATGCGCTTCTCCTCAAGGCGGCGGGGACAGTTTAGTGGATTATAAGCCGGCACTTAAGCAATGTGCTGGCGTTACTTTAATCACCGGCGCCTCTTAAGTCACCGTCGCGTGTGCGTTGCATCGCCCCGGCGACTACAATGCCGACGTGCTGTCGGCCGCAATCCGTCGGCCTATCTGACGCAACGCGGAGAACATCTCAATCAGATCCCGCTGAAAAAGGAGCAAAACAATGGCAAACGACGTCAAACCTGTCACCGAAGGATCATCGAGCGAAATCAAAGAAGTCTTTCCCTACCTTCGCGTCAAAAACGCCGCCGCGGCAATCGAGTTCTATACGCGAGCATTTGGGGCAAAAGAGCTATTCCGGTTGACCGAACCGGGCGGGCGAATCGGGCACGCGGAGCTTTCCCTCGGCAGGATCACGCTCATGCTTGCCGACGAGTATCCTGAATACGGCATTCTCGGCCCGCAATCCATCGGCGGCACGGGGATGTCCATTCACCTGCACGTCGTTAACGCCGACGTGGTGGCGGAGCGGGCCGTGGCCACCGGCGCAACCGTGCTTCGTCCGCTGGCCGACCAGTTTTATGGGGAGCGGTCGGGGACGCTGCTCGATCCTTTCGGACATGAATGGATGCTTGGGCACGAGATCGAGAAAGTCTCCCCTGACGAGATGCAGCGCCGCTTCACGGCTATGTTCGAGTAATGCCCAACTTCACACGAGAGGAACGATGCCTGAACGAGACAGTGCTTTTTTATCTCGTCTTTGAACAAACTTGAAGCGGATGAATGTGATTGCGGCGCCTCGCCACCTCCGACAAAAAACCACGACAATTTCGACCGCCGCGCCCTCGCTGTTGCGGACGCTTTTTCTTCACCACGACGGGATCGTCATCGGAGCCACGATCCGTGCCTTGGAAAAACAGGGTCTCCTGACACACCTCGTCAGTCACGGGCACGTGACGTTCCGAGAGCTTCTGGACCGCTATCCATGCAACCCCGGCTACCTTCATGTCGCGCTCCGCAGTCTCGCGCTGCAAGGCTGGATCACGCGAGCAGGCGTTCCCGGAAGCGATGCGATGGTCTTCGAGGTGACGCCGCTCGGCGAGATCGCGGCGAAAACCTTTCCGCTGTATACCGAGGTTGCGGAGTTTGCCTATTCGGGGATCCCGATGGAACGGCATCTCTTTCATCAAAGGGATCTCGACTCTGCGAGTGCCGAGCACTATGCCCGGATAACCCGACACTGCATACAAAACTGGGATCTCGCCGTGGGCGATCCGGCGGATCAAGGATCGAGGCTCAATGAGATAATCCGCAAGCACCTCGACGGCCTATTGGTCGGCCCCTTCATGATCGCAGCGAAGCTGCGCGGCTTGCTCGAAGGCGAGGACTTCGCCTGTGACGGACTCCCCGGGTCGCACGACAACCTCCGCGCGGGCCTCGCGCTGCTCGAACACTTGGGATGGATCCTGCCAGCGGGACGGCGCCACCTGTTCACTGAGCTTGGGCGGGTAGCGTGCGAGTTCACGCTCCATTACGGGCTCACGCTCTCGTATTGGCCGATGTTCTGCCAGTTGCCGAGCCTCATCTTCAACTCTTTCCAACACATCACCCATGTCGCGCCAGGCCACGAGGAGACGCATGTCGACCGCAGCCTGAACGTGCTGGCAAGCGGTGTCGCCCACCGCCCCTATTTCGAGGATTCCGAGCAGATCCTGATCGCGATCTTCAATCGGGAGCCGCTTGCGGAGCAACCGCGCTTTGTGGCCGACATGGGCTGCGGCGATGGGATCTGGCTCCAACGCATCTATGAGATCGTTGCGGCCAAGACTCTGCGCGGCCGGCACCTGGACGAATATCCGCTCTTGATGATCGGCGCGGATTACAATGCCAAGGCGCTGGAAGCCGCCCGCCGCACCCTAGAGACCGCCGGGGTTCCGAACATCACCCTCTTCGGCGACGTGACCGATCCTACGCTGCTCGCGCAGGCCTTGGGCGAGCGCGGATTCGATAGTGTGGACGGCCTGCATATCCGCGCTTTCATCGATCATAATCGGCGTTATACGGAACCGCGGGATAGCGCGAGCGCGGACAAACGCCTCGTTTTATCCACAGGGGCTTATGCCGGCGAGACCGGCAATGCGATTCCGAATCGATTACTGGAAGAAAACCTGGTCGAGCACCTCCGGCGCTGGGCGCCATTCATCAGGAAACATGGCCTCATCGTCATCGAGGCTCACAACGTCTATCCGCCGATCGCCGCGGCGTACAATGGCAATACCCACGCCACGGCCTTCGATACCTATCACGGGTATTCGAACCAATACCCTATCGACTACGAAGCCTTCATGTCGCTTGCGGAGGAGGCGGGTTTCCGCGCCGTCGCCCATGAGCAAAGGGTATACCCCTCGCGGCTTCCGTTTGTCGCCATCAGCCTTAACCGATTCAAGACCGCCGGCCCAATCGCGATCGTGGCATCGCACCCGCCGCCGCCGCGGCAAGACGGAACGAGCTGGCGGCCCGGCGGATCGGAGGACGCCCTCGATGGCGAAGCCTTGCACCGCTTTCTCTATCACGACGGCGATCTCACCCGCCCGCGGCGCTGGTGCGCAAGCAGCAGCGGCATGCTGGTACATGGCTTACTCGAAGACATCGAACGGCGGCTTGACCGTTGCCTCAACCCGAGCCGTACATCGCGGCAACTTATGCTGGCCGACTACGGCGCGGGCACTGGCCTCGCGACCTTGGAGCTGATCAAGGGCCTCCACGAAACCGGTTTGATGCAGCGAATGAAGCGTAACGGCATCAAACTCAAGCTGCTGCTTTTCGATTTCCCTAGCGGCTGGTTCGCCAAGGCCTACGAGCTGCTCAACGCCTTCACGTTTATCGACTTTCATTCGCTCACGGATCCGGGCACCGGTAAGATTCGGCTCATTTCCGACATCATCGCCCCGGAATCGGTGGACATCATTTATGCCAGCATGGTGTTGCATCTCGTACCGTCCAAGGCGATGCCGCCGTTGATCGATAGCTTCGCCGAGGTGCTGCAACCGCACGGGAGCTTCTATTGGAACAGCCCGGACACGGCGCCGGCCTCGGCGCATTCGGAAGTCATCCACGCGCCGAATCGCGCATTGCGCCGGCTGCTCCTCGATGTCGTCGACACTGAGGCGCGGCTGTATCAGGTCCTAGCCAAGGTTCCTGCGGATCAACGCGGCGCCTTCGCGGACCTGCCGCAACGACTCGCGGAAATCAGGCGATCCCTCACCCCGGAGAGGCGAGCGGTAGCAAAAGCGCGCGCGGATAAACAGATCTTGGCGGTCCCGACCCATGTCGAGTATATTGAGGGCTTATTGAACAAATGCTTCGACGGCGAGTTTGCGACCATGGTATCGGTGCTGAGCGAAGCCGACGCGCTTGCCTTGGCACTACTGCCCGCGAACCAACGTTATTTCAACGAAATCGAGGATGCGGAGCTGCGCTGTAAGCTGATTACCTTATTGCTCCGCTACGATGTCCTGCCCCGATTTCGAGCGGGACCGGCCGGGAATGCCGTTGGCCTTAATCTCCACTGGACGTATGGTGAGCATGTAAAGGATGGCTAAGGAAGCGCTGCAAGACTCTTTGCTTCTTTCCCGCGAGGAGAGGACCGTAGGATGCGGTTAAGGTCGCCCCGTATTAACATTGACTCAGCCTCAAATTTAGCATAAGAGTACCGTTCGTCTCCCCCGGTTGCCCCAGCATGTCTGCTAAGGAGGAAACAAAGATATGAGAAAGCATCAACTTAGTCTCATAATTCTCGCTTCGCTGACTCTCG harbors:
- a CDS encoding 2-methylcitrate synthase (catalyzes the synthesis of 2-methylcitrate from propionyl-CoA and oxaloacetate; also catalyzes the condensation of oxaloacetate with acetyl-CoA but with a lower specificity); protein product: MGALTTGGLDSVVAGRTAICTAEAAGDRLYYRGYDVGELAAQASYDEVAYLLLYGELPNAAHLSDFRMRLAGARELPLDLKTLLERLPAAAHPMDVLRTGVSALGCLEPESADVPALAERLLARLPAMLLYWYRYHTRGQRIDPGFPAADLAGHFLHLLHGRAGEEIDRRALEVSLILYAEHEFNASTFAARVITSTRADFYSAIAGAIGALRGPLHGGANEAAMALIASFGGADEAEQGILERLARKELIMGFGHRVYKRRDPRSPIIKQWARRLGEDARDTHLYAIAERIEAVMRREKRLFPNLDFYSALVYRACGIPASLFTPIFVIARSAGWAAHIIEQRQDNRLIRPLAEYVGPAPRPYVPLAERP
- a CDS encoding 2-oxo acid dehydrogenase subunit E2 — protein: MNIFKLPDLGEGLTEAEIVSWHVQVGDEIKEDQPLVSVETAKAIVDIPSPSSGRVHHLFGQSGDLIHTGDPLAEFAPAGEPEKVRGAADAGTVVGQVTRSDTVLREQTSGVGPHSSGLKATPAVRALAHRLDVDLAIVTPSGPDGTITTADVQRVAKILAEVGPLEPLRGVRRAMARTMASAHAEVVPVTICEDADIHAWPPGSDVTLRLIRALVAACQSEPALNAWYDSHALGRRLLKKIELGIAVDTEEGLFVPVLRDVGKRPPEDLRRGLNAMREAVQKRTIPPEELRGYTITLSNFGTFGGRYANPIIVPPTVAILGAGRIRPAVVAWNGQPAVHTIIPLSLTIDHRAVTGGEAARFLMTVIKDLEIAV
- a CDS encoding VOC family protein; this encodes MANDVKPVTEGSSSEIKEVFPYLRVKNAAAAIEFYTRAFGAKELFRLTEPGGRIGHAELSLGRITLMLADEYPEYGILGPQSIGGTGMSIHLHVVNADVVAERAVATGATVLRPLADQFYGERSGTLLDPFGHEWMLGHEIEKVSPDEMQRRFTAMFE
- a CDS encoding class I SAM-dependent methyltransferase, which codes for MNVIAAPRHLRQKTTTISTAAPSLLRTLFLHHDGIVIGATIRALEKQGLLTHLVSHGHVTFRELLDRYPCNPGYLHVALRSLALQGWITRAGVPGSDAMVFEVTPLGEIAAKTFPLYTEVAEFAYSGIPMERHLFHQRDLDSASAEHYARITRHCIQNWDLAVGDPADQGSRLNEIIRKHLDGLLVGPFMIAAKLRGLLEGEDFACDGLPGSHDNLRAGLALLEHLGWILPAGRRHLFTELGRVACEFTLHYGLTLSYWPMFCQLPSLIFNSFQHITHVAPGHEETHVDRSLNVLASGVAHRPYFEDSEQILIAIFNREPLAEQPRFVADMGCGDGIWLQRIYEIVAAKTLRGRHLDEYPLLMIGADYNAKALEAARRTLETAGVPNITLFGDVTDPTLLAQALGERGFDSVDGLHIRAFIDHNRRYTEPRDSASADKRLVLSTGAYAGETGNAIPNRLLEENLVEHLRRWAPFIRKHGLIVIEAHNVYPPIAAAYNGNTHATAFDTYHGYSNQYPIDYEAFMSLAEEAGFRAVAHEQRVYPSRLPFVAISLNRFKTAGPIAIVASHPPPPRQDGTSWRPGGSEDALDGEALHRFLYHDGDLTRPRRWCASSSGMLVHGLLEDIERRLDRCLNPSRTSRQLMLADYGAGTGLATLELIKGLHETGLMQRMKRNGIKLKLLLFDFPSGWFAKAYELLNAFTFIDFHSLTDPGTGKIRLISDIIAPESVDIIYASMVLHLVPSKAMPPLIDSFAEVLQPHGSFYWNSPDTAPASAHSEVIHAPNRALRRLLLDVVDTEARLYQVLAKVPADQRGAFADLPQRLAEIRRSLTPERRAVAKARADKQILAVPTHVEYIEGLLNKCFDGEFATMVSVLSEADALALALLPANQRYFNEIEDAELRCKLITLLLRYDVLPRFRAGPAGNAVGLNLHWTYGEHVKDG